GAGCGTTCTGCGCGGATGGCCAGGTCGGTCTGTCCGGCTCAGGCGATCACCGTGCACGAGTGACCCGCCCCCGAACGCTCCCGAGCATCGAAACGGCCCCCGCCCTTGGGCGGGGGCCGCTTTTCGTGCGGGTCACCAGGTGACGGGGAACCTCGCCAGACCGCCGGCCAGCCGGCCGCCGGGGTGGGACTCCAGTTCGGCCTCCGGCACCGCGAGGCGCAGCGAGGGCAGGCGGGAGAACAGCGCGGTGTAGGCGACGGCCAGGATGATGCGCACCAGCGGCGCGCCCGTGCAGTGCCGCATGCCGTGCCCGAACGTGAAGTGCGGGTTGGGCGTGCGGGTGACGTCGAAGCGGGACGGCTCCTCGAAGGCGCGGGCGTCGTGGTTGGCCAGCGAGAAGTCGAGCATCACCAGGTCGCCCTCGGCGATGGTGACCCCGCCGATCTCGATGTCCTCGCTCGCGTACCGGGGCAGCACGGGGCTTCCGATCGTGGCCCGCATGACCTCGTCGACCGCCCGGACCATGACGTTCGGGTCGGCCATGGCGAGGGCGAGCTGGTCGGGGTTGCGCAGGAACAGCAGCACCCCGAAGTCGAGGTGGGAGGCGAGCCCGGACAGGCCGGTGAACAGCAGCGTGACCGTGTGCAGTCCGATCTCCTCGTCGGTGAGACCGGAGTCGATGAAGCGGGAGATCACGTCGTCGCCGGGTTCGTCACGGCGTTTGGCGCCGAGCTCGGCGGCGTAGCCGAACAGGGCGTCCATGCCGGACTCGGCGTGCTGCCGGTCGGTGTCGCCGACGGTGTCCATCATGGCCAGCAGCCGCCGGCGGTCCTCGGCGGGGACGCCGACCATGTCGCACAGCGCCTGCTGGGAGTACTCCATCGAGTAGGACTCGTGCAGGTCCGCGGTCGGTCCGGCGGCGATGATCCCGTCGAGCGTGGCGTGCGCGATCGCCTCGACGCGGGAGCGGCGGTCGAGGACCTTCCGGGCGGCGAAGCTCTTGGTGTACAGGACACGCTTGTTCTCGTGGGCGCGCCGCTCGGTCTCCACGTCGTCGCTGGTGACGAGCATGTCCAGCATCGGGTTGCGGAAGAACCGGGGCGCGTTCTGCGGATCCTTGTGCGAGCGGCCGAGGCGGTGGTCCTGCAGCAGCGCCTTGACCTCGGCGTGGCGGGTCACCAGCCACCCCTCGTCGCCGGCGGGCGTGAGGATGCGGCACACGGGGGCCTGTTCCTGCAGACGCAGGCGGATGTCGCTGAAGGCGAGGATCGAGGGCTGTTCGACCCCGATCAGGGGCAGTTGCTGTGAGAGAGGCATGGGATCCTTCCCGCTGGTGGGGGTGGCTGGGGCCCGCTGGTGGGGGGTGGCTAGGGCCGGTCGGTGGCCAGGGTGGTGAGCCAGTCCTCGATCACGCCGGCGGTCAGGGCGGCGTCCTCCTTGACCATGGCCATGTGGTCGGTGGGCACGATGCGGATCTCGTCCGCGGGTACGGACACCTCCTGGCCGGTGGTCGTGAACTCCGTGCCGTCCACTTCCCGGCCGCACCGCACGAGCATCTTCGGCACGGTGGGGTGCAGGCCGGTGTCGGTGATGCGGACGAACCAGTGGGCCATCGCCGACAGGCGCGCACTGTTCAGGTTCACCGCGGGCGAGTCCATGGTGGTGAAGTAGTTGGTGGTGACCGAGTCGAAGTCGAGGCCCTCGTTGGTGTCGTAGTTGAGGCTCAGCGTGTCGAGCATGATCACGGCTTCGGGGGCGATGCCCCAGGTCTCCTCCAGCACAGCCGCGGCGAGGTAGGCCAGGGTGCCGCCGGAGGAGTGCCCGACCAGGCAGAACGGTTCACCGTCGCCGGCGTGCAGCACGCTCTCGGCGACCCAGCGCACGGCGGCCGCGGTGTCCTTGGGCAGCGGCTCGCCCGGCTCGAACCCGATCAGCGGCAGCGCCGACACCTGCCGTTTGCCGCGCAGGTGCGCCGCGAGGCGGGCGTACATGTGGACGCCGGCGGTCGCGCCGGGCGCGCTGATGCAGATCAGCTTGGGCAGCGCCGGGCCGTGGGCGAGGGTCACCGCCGTGGGCAGGTCCTCCAGTTCGGCCGGCGTCTCGAACATCGGGCGCAGGTTCGCCACGGCCTTGAGCAGGCTCAGGCCCTGCAGCACCTTGCCGGTCGACACCGACTCCATGAACAGCCCGAACACGGTGTCGGACGGGTCGACGGCGGCGCCGGTACCGGCGGAGGCCTCGGCCGGGCCCTGGAGCGTGCCGAGGTCGGCGAGCAGGGTCCGGGCGAGGTTCGCCGGGGTCTTGTTGTCGAAGACGATGGAGCCCGCCAGCTTGCGGCCGCCCAGCAGTTCGCCCAGCTGGTTGCGGAGTTCGACGGCGATGAGCGAGTCGAAGCCCAGCTCCAGGAAGTCCTTCTCCGGGTCGACGGCGCTCGGGTCGGGGTGGCCGAGCAGCGCCGCCGAGGTGCCCACGACGAGGTCGCGCAGCATGGTCTCGCGGGCCTCGGGGCCGGCGCCGCGCAGCCGGTCCAGGACGGTGACGGCGGCCTTCTCGGCGGGCACCGCGGTGGGCGCGTCGGTGAGGAGGCCGCGCAGCAGCGGGGCGACGGGGCCGTGGGCCCGCCGGCCGGCCGGGTTGACGTACATCGGCACGAGCAGTGCCTCGTCGCGGGCGAGCGCCGCGTCGAACAGGGCGAGGCCCTGCTCCGCCGCGAGGGGCGGCATCCCGGAGCGCGCGATGCGTTCCATGGCGGCCTCGCTCAGCCCGCTCGTCATGCCGCTGTCCTGCGCCCAGGGACCCCACGCCAGCGAGACGGCGGGCAGCCCCTCGGCCCGGCGACGGACGGCGAGGGCGTCCAGGTAGGCGTTGGCGGCGGCGTAGTTGCCCTGCCCGGCGGCGCCCATGACGTTCGCGACCGACGAGTACAGCGCGAACACCGCGAGGTCCAGGTCCCGGGTGGCCCGGTGCAGATGCCAGGCACCGTCGGCCTTGGGGCGCAGCACCGCGTCGAGGCGTGCGGGGGTGAGGGTGTCGACGAGGCCGTCGTCCAGCACGCCGGCGGTGTGTGCGACACCGGTCAGCGGGTGGGCGGCGGGCACGGCGGCGAGCAGTTCCGCGACGGCCTCCTCGGTGGAGACGTCGGCGGCGACGACGGTGACCGAGGCGCCCCGC
Above is a window of Streptomyces sp. DT2A-34 DNA encoding:
- a CDS encoding cytochrome P450, which produces MPLSQQLPLIGVEQPSILAFSDIRLRLQEQAPVCRILTPAGDEGWLVTRHAEVKALLQDHRLGRSHKDPQNAPRFFRNPMLDMLVTSDDVETERRAHENKRVLYTKSFAARKVLDRRSRVEAIAHATLDGIIAAGPTADLHESYSMEYSQQALCDMVGVPAEDRRRLLAMMDTVGDTDRQHAESGMDALFGYAAELGAKRRDEPGDDVISRFIDSGLTDEEIGLHTVTLLFTGLSGLASHLDFGVLLFLRNPDQLALAMADPNVMVRAVDEVMRATIGSPVLPRYASEDIEIGGVTIAEGDLVMLDFSLANHDARAFEEPSRFDVTRTPNPHFTFGHGMRHCTGAPLVRIILAVAYTALFSRLPSLRLAVPEAELESHPGGRLAGGLARFPVTW